From a single Vitis vinifera cultivar Pinot Noir 40024 chromosome 18, ASM3070453v1 genomic region:
- the LOC100259216 gene encoding two-component response regulator ORR9 isoform X2 gives MDLVSLEQMEMKQDNESTQQQKQLEQHFHVLAVDDSLIDRKLLEKLLTVSSYHVTCVESGDKALEYLGLLDGRDNDTTSSSSSSSSSSSSSSSSSSSSSAKPSQQEGLKVNLIMTDYCMPGMSGYDLLKRVKGSSWKDVPVVVMSSENVPSRINMCLEGGAEDFLLKPVQLSDLEKLQPHLLKSLSQYPCENINSSNEDDENINKNNSTSCSSSKSNNGVCKRKALVSADPLERRSKLKD, from the exons ATGGATCTTGTTTCGTTAGAGCAGATGGAAATGAAGCAAGACAATGAAAGCACCCAGCAGCAGAAGCAGCTGGAACAGCATTTTCATGTTTTAGCGGTGGATGATAGTCTTATTGACAGAAAGCTTCTGGAGAAGCTGCTCACTGTTTCTTCATATCATG TGACTTGCGTGGAATCTGGGGATAAAGCTCTTGAGTACCTGGGTCTGCTAGATGGCCGAGACAATGATActacatcttcttcttcttcttcttcttcttcttcttcttcttcttcttcctcatcatcatcttcttcagcCAAACCTTCCCAGCAAGAG GGGTTGAAAGTGAACTTGATCATGACAGACTATTGTATGCCCGGGATGAGCGGTTATGATTTGCTGAAACGAGTCAAG GGATCTTCATGGAAAGATGTTCCAGTTGTTGTCATGTCATCAGAGAATGTACCCTCCAGAATCAACAT GTGTTTGGAAGGAGGGGCAGAAGATTTCCTGTTGAAGCCTGTTCAGTTATCGGATTTGGAGAAGCTTCAACCTCATCTACTCAAATCTCTTAGCCAGTACCCCTGTGAAAACATCAACAGTAGTAACGAGGATGacgaaaacataaataaaaacaacagtACTAGTTGCAGCAGCAGTAAGAGCAACAATGGAGTTTGCAAAAGGAAGGCATTAGTGTCTGCAGATCCCTTAGAGAGAAGATCAAAACTAAAAGATTAG
- the LOC100264314 gene encoding delta-aminolevulinic acid dehydratase, chloroplastic yields the protein MASMFLNAPCNVGAIKHFDCKNYVGLRASSNQKLDCVGHTIKAPPRRRFIVRASERRDESMKKMGLTDQECEAAVVAGNVPEAPPVPPKPAAPAGTPSVPFLPLNRRPRRNRRSPVLRASFQETNLSPANFVYPLFIHEGEEDTPIGAMPGCYRLGWRHGLLEEVAKARDVGVNSVVLFPKVPDALKSPTGDEAFNDNGLVPRTIRLLKDRYPDLVIYTDVALDPYSSDGHDGIVREDGVIMNDETVHQLCKQAVAQAKAGADVVSPSDMMDGRVGAIRAALDAEGFQHVSIMSYTAKYASAFYGPFREALDSNPRFGDKKTYQMNPANYREALTEVREDESEGADILLVKPGLPYLDVIRLLRDNSSLPIAAYQVSGEYSMIKAGAVLKMIDEEKVMMESLMCLRRAGADIILTYFALQAARCLCGEKR from the exons ATGGCTTCGATGTTCCTTAATGCGCCCTGCAATGTTGGGGCAATTAAGCATTTTGATTGCAAGAACTATGTTGGACTGAGGGCATCATCGAATCAGAAGTTGGATTGTGTTGGGCACACAATCAAGGCGCCTCCACGACGTCGTTTTATTGTAAGAGCCAGCGAAAGGAGGGatgaatccatgaaaaaaatgggATTGACTGATCAAGAGTGTGAAGCTGCGGTTGTGGCCGGAAATGTGCCGGAAGCGCCTCCCGTGCCTCCCAAGCCGGCGGCCCCAGCTGGAACTCCGTCGGTTCCTTTTCTT CCACTTAATCGACGCCCTCGTCGTAATCGAAGGTCGCCTGTATTGAGGGCATCATTCCAGGAAACAAATTTATCTCCTGCAAATTTTGTCTATCCACTCTTTATTCATGAAG GTGAAGAGGACACCCCTATTGGAGCCATGCCTGGATGTTATAGGCTAGGATGGAGACATGGACTTCTGGAGGAG GTTGCAAAGGCCCGGGATGTTGGTGTAAACAGTGTTGTGCTCTTTCCTAAAGTTCCAGATGCCTTGAAG TCTCCCACAGGAGATGAAGCATTCAATGACAATGGTTTAGTGCCCCGGACAATTCGATTGCTCAAAGACAGATACCCTGATCTT GTTATCTACACTGATGTTGCTTTAGATCCGTATTCCTCTGATGGGCATGATGGTATTGTCAGAGAAGATG GAGTCATAATGAATGATGAGACAGTGCATCAATTATGTAAACAAGCTGTTGCTCAG GCTAAGGCAGGAGCAGATGTTGTTAGTCCCAGTGACATGATGGATGGTCGTGTAGGAGCAATTCGAGCAGCTCTTGATGCTGAAGGCTTTCAACATGTGTCTATCATGTCCTATACAGCAAA GTATGCAAGTGCATTTTATGGTCCATTCCGAGAAGCATTGGACTCAAATCCACGCTTTGGAGACAAAAAAAC TTATCAGATGAACCCAGCGAATTACAGAGAGGCTCTGACTGAGGTCCGTGAAGATGAGTCTGAAGGAGCTGATATCCTTTTG GTGAAACCTGGTCTGCCTTACTTGGATGTCATAAGGCTGCTTCGGGATAACTCGTCATTGCCAATTGCTGCATATCAG GTTTCTGGTGAATACTCAATGATCAAGGCTGGTGCTGTTCTCAAAATGATTGATGAAGAAAAAGTCATGATGGAGTCACTGATGTGTCTTCGACGGGCTGGTGCAGACATCATCCTCACGTATTTTGCACTACAAGCTGCTCGTTGTTTATGCGGTGAGAAGAGGTGA
- the LOC100264396 gene encoding IAA-amino acid hydrolase ILR1-like 6 — translation MTATAEVVPPPRFDALINQLFCKEIPPRDKYGLPSLSPRVQIPSHPLSLPIHFFSISLLSFFPFTSLQPTLSLSLSLLIFMMMIHLQKLLIIFLILIFAVSVNCIDRITAPTASSDHDYSYFEPPCCNSKAPTTQKNVSSALDRSTTPAVADCTIWIKEPAVSDCAIWRKECSEEILRIAKRPETVEWLKGIRRRIHENPELAFEEFNTSRLIRRELDQMDISYRFPLAKTGIRATIGTGGPPFVAVRADMDALPIQEAVEWEHKSKVAGKMHACGHDAHVAMLLGAARILKAREHHLKGTVVLVFQPAEEAGNGAKRMIGDGALENVEAIFAVHVSHEHPTSIIGSRPGPLLAGCGFFRAVITGKEGDAGNPHRSVDPVLAASAAVISLQGIVSREANPLDSQVVSVTSLNGGDSLDMIADTVVLGGTFRAFSNTSFYQLLQRIEEVIVEQARVFRCSATVDFFEKEYTIYPPTVNDEGMYEHVRKVAIDLFGPTNFRVVPPMMGAEDFSFYSEVVPAAFFYIGVRNETLGSIHTGHSPYFMIDEDALPMGAAAHAAIAERYLNEHRR, via the exons ATGACTGCTACTGCAGAGGTGGTCCCCCCGCCGCGATTCGACGCCTTAATCAACCAGCTCTTTTGCAAAGAAATTCCCCCACGTGACAAATACGGTCTCCCCTCTTTATCCCCACGTGTTCAAATACCATCTcatcctctctctctcccaattcattttttttctatctctcttctttctttctttcccttcaCCTCTCTGCAACCAACGCTTTCTCTCTCACTTTCGTTGCTGATATTCATGATGATGATTCATTTGCAGAAATTATTAATCATCTTCTTGATCTTGATTTTCGCAGTCTCTGTGAATTGTATAGATAGAATCACAGCTCCAACCGCTTCCTCCGACCATGACTACTCCTACTTTGAGCCCCCCTGTTGCAACTCCAAGGCTCCAACCACTCAGAAAAACGTGAGCTCCGCCCTCGACCGGTCCACAACTCCGGCCGTGGCGGACTGCACAATTTGGATTAAGGAACCGGCCGTGTCGGACTGCGCAATTTGGAGGAAGGAATGCTCGGAGGAGATTCTGAGGATCGCGAAGCGGCCGGAGACGGTGGAGTGGTTGAAAGGCATAAGGAGGAGAATCCACGAGAATCCGGAGCTGGCTTTCGAGGAATTCAATACCAGCCGATTGATTCGCCGTGAATTGGATCAGATGGACATCAGCTATCGTTTTCCGCTGGCGAAGACCGGGATTCGAGCCACCATCGGCACCGGAGGTCCGCCGTTTGTTGCCGTCAGGGCCGACATGGATGCTCTCCCAATTCag GAGGCCGTGGAATGGGAGCACAAAAGCAAAGTTGCTGGGAAAATGCATGCTTGTGGGCACGATGCACACGTTGCAATGCTTCTTGGGGCTGCCAGGATACTCAAGGCCCGTGAACATCATTTAAAG GGAACCGTAGTACTAGTGTTTCAACCAGCAGAGGAAGCTGGGAATGGTGCAAAACGGATGATAGGAGATGGGGCTCTGGAGAATGTGGAGGCCATATTTGCAGTTCATGTATCTCATGAACACCCGACGTCTATCATTGGGTCGAGGCCTGGTCCATTGCTAGCTGGGTGTGGCTTCTTCAGAGCTGTAATCACTGGAAAAGAGGGTGACGCCGGGAATCCTCACCGATCAGTGGACCCTGTTTTGGCTGCCTCAGCTGCGGTTATAAGTTTACAGGGCATTGTGTCTCGGGAAGCAAATCCACTGGACTCCCAG GTTGTGTCGGTGACTTCATTGAATGGGGGCGATAGTCTTGACATGATAGCCGACACCGTGGTTCTGGGTGGTACCTTCAGGGCCTTCTCCAACACAAGTTTCTATCAACTTCTTCAAAGAATAGAGGAG GTAATTGTAGAACAGGCCAGAGTTTTCAGATGCTCAGCAACAGTGGACTTCTTTGAGAAAGAGTACACCATTTATCCCCCAACAGTGAACGATGAAGGAATGTATGAGCATGTGAGGAAGGTAGCCATTGATCTGTTTGGCCCTACAAATTTCAGGGTGGTGCCACCGATGATGGGTGCTGAGGACTTCTCCTTCTACTCCGAGGTGGTCCCTGCTGCCTTCTTCTACATAGGCGTAAGAAACGAGACCCTAGGGTCTATACACACAGGCCACTCCCCTTATTTCATGATTGACGAAGATGCTCTCCCTATGGGTGCTGCAGCTCATGCTGCCATTGCCGAGAGATATCTCAACGAGCACAGACGATGA
- the LOC100259216 gene encoding two-component response regulator ORR9 isoform X1, giving the protein MDLVSLEQMEMKQDNESTQQQKQLEQHFHVLAVDDSLIDRKLLEKLLTVSSYHVTCVESGDKALEYLGLLDGRDNDTTSSSSSSSSSSSSSSSSSSSSSAKPSQQEMQGLKVNLIMTDYCMPGMSGYDLLKRVKGSSWKDVPVVVMSSENVPSRINMCLEGGAEDFLLKPVQLSDLEKLQPHLLKSLSQYPCENINSSNEDDENINKNNSTSCSSSKSNNGVCKRKALVSADPLERRSKLKD; this is encoded by the exons ATGGATCTTGTTTCGTTAGAGCAGATGGAAATGAAGCAAGACAATGAAAGCACCCAGCAGCAGAAGCAGCTGGAACAGCATTTTCATGTTTTAGCGGTGGATGATAGTCTTATTGACAGAAAGCTTCTGGAGAAGCTGCTCACTGTTTCTTCATATCATG TGACTTGCGTGGAATCTGGGGATAAAGCTCTTGAGTACCTGGGTCTGCTAGATGGCCGAGACAATGATActacatcttcttcttcttcttcttcttcttcttcttcttcttcttcttcctcatcatcatcttcttcagcCAAACCTTCCCAGCAAGAG ATGCAGGGGTTGAAAGTGAACTTGATCATGACAGACTATTGTATGCCCGGGATGAGCGGTTATGATTTGCTGAAACGAGTCAAG GGATCTTCATGGAAAGATGTTCCAGTTGTTGTCATGTCATCAGAGAATGTACCCTCCAGAATCAACAT GTGTTTGGAAGGAGGGGCAGAAGATTTCCTGTTGAAGCCTGTTCAGTTATCGGATTTGGAGAAGCTTCAACCTCATCTACTCAAATCTCTTAGCCAGTACCCCTGTGAAAACATCAACAGTAGTAACGAGGATGacgaaaacataaataaaaacaacagtACTAGTTGCAGCAGCAGTAAGAGCAACAATGGAGTTTGCAAAAGGAAGGCATTAGTGTCTGCAGATCCCTTAGAGAGAAGATCAAAACTAAAAGATTAG